GCGGCGGTCGGTCCACTGGATGTCGAGCATCGCCTTGAGCTCCTCGCGCAGCTGCGGCGACTCCACGGGCGCGAGGACCTCGACGCGGTACTCGAGGTTGCGCTTCATCGCGTCGGCCGAGCCGATGTAGTACTCCTCGTCGCCGCCGTTGCGGAAGTAGTAGACGCGGGAGTGCTCGAGGAAGCGCCCGACGATCGAGACGACCTGGAGGGTCTCCGAGAGCCCCGGCAGCCCGGGCCGCACGCGGCAGGAGTCGCGCACGATCAGCTCGACGGCCACCCCGGCCCGCGACGCCTCGTAGAGCGCGCGCGCGATGTCGGCGTCCTCGAGGCCGTTCATCTTGAAGCGGATGCGCCCGCCGCCCTTGCGCCCGTGCACGCGGACCTCGCGGCGGATCTTCTCGAGGAGCGCGGGCTTCAGCCCCTTGGGCGCGACCAGCAGCTTGCTGTAGGCGCGCTTGGGGGTGAAGCCGGTCGTGAGGTAGTTGAAGAGCTCGGTCGCGTCCGCCCCGATGACCGGGTCCGCGGTGAGCAGGCCGAGGTCGGCGTAGACGCGGGAGGTCACCGGGTGGTAGTTGCCCGTGCCGACGTGGACGTAGCGCTGCAGGCCGTTGTAGTCCTGGCGCACCACGAGCGTGACCTTCGCGTGCGTCTTGAGGCCGACCACGCCGTAGGTGACGTGGATCCCGGCCTCCTCCATCCGGCTCGCGAGGCGGATGTTGGCCTGCTCGTCGAAGCGCGCCTTGAGCTCGACCACGACGGCGACCTGCTTGCCGTTGCGCGCGGCGGCCAGCAGGTGCTCGAGGATGCTGCTCTCGCTGGCGGTGCGATAGAGCGTCATCTTGATCGCGCGCACCTTGGGGTCCTCGGCCGCCTCCTCGAGGAAGCGCTCGAGCGAGGAGGCGAAGGCCTCGTAGGGGTGCTGGAGCAGGATCGAGCCGGCGTCGCGCACGACGTGGAAGATGCTCCGCTCGGTCTGCAGCAGCGGGTGGTCGATGGGGTGGTGCGCCGGGTCCTTGAGGTCGGGGCGCGCCAGCGCGGCGATCTCGAAGAGGTCGCGCAGCGCGAACATGCCGCGGACCTCGGCGACGTCCTGTGTCTCGTCCAGGTCCAGCTCCGAGGCGAGGCGGCCGCGGTGCGCCGGGTCCATTCCGGGGTCGACCTCGAGGCGCACGATGGGCGCGAAGCGCCGCTCCTGCAGCTCGGACTCGATGAGCGCCAGCAGGTCGTCGGCCGTCTCCTCGCTCTTCTCGGCGTTGGCGTTGCGGGTCACGCGGAAGAGCTCGCAGCGCACGACCTCCATGCCCGGGAAGAGCAGGTCGAGGTTGTGGCAGAGCACCTCCTCGATCCGCACGAAGCGCTCGCCGGAGCCCACGCGCAGGAAGCGGCGGGAGCCCGCCCCGACGGGCACCTTGACGCGGGCCAGCGAGTGCTCGGTCTCGCCGGGGTAGCGCAGCGTCACCAGCAGGTTGAGCGAGAGGTTCGACACGAAGGGGAAGGGGTGCGCCGGGTCGACCGACTGGGGCGTGATCAGCGGATAGATCGAGGCGACGAACTCGGCGCGCACCCGCGCCTGCTCCTCGCGTGCCAGGTGGTCGTAATGGACCAGCTCGATGCCCGCGGCGCGCAGCAGCTTCTCCAGGCGCGCGGCCAGCTCCTCCATGCGCCGGCGCAGGCCGACGATCACGGCGTAGCAGTCGCGGATCTGCTCGGCCGGGGTGCGGCCGTCGACCGTCACCTTCTGCACCCCGGCCTCGACCTGCTGCTTGAGGCCGCCGATGCGCTTCATGAAGAATTCGTCGAGGTTCGAGGCGGTGATCGCCAGGAACTTCACGCGCTCGAGCAGCGGCGTGCGCTCGTCCTCGCCCTCGTGGAGCACCCGGCTGTTGAAGGCCAGCCAGGTCAGCTCGCGGTTGAGGTAGAGCGCGGGGTCGAGGAGGCCGGCCCGCGCGGGCAGGGGAGGTGGCGCCACCGCGGCGGCGCGCTTCGGGGCCCCCTTGCGAGAGGCGTTGCCGCCGGCCTTCCTTGTCCGCTGCGCCGCCATGCCGACCTCCGGGGCCCGCGGACCAGCGGCCGCGCCCCGCGCGCGACCTCGGTCCGGGATAGAACAGTATACCAGCGCGCACGGGAGCGGCGCGGCTGCCCACGCCGCGGCGGGCGTGCCCGGGGCGACGCGCCTTGACCGCCGCGGACCGTGTGCTAGTCTGAAGCCCCGATGCTCGAGAAGATCGACCTCACCCTGGCCGTGCCGAAGGCGGCGTACCGCCGGCGCATCGTCCACCTGCAGGCGCGCCTCTACGACCTGGTGCACGCGGCCTTCCAGCGCCAGATACCGGCGATGATCGTCTTCGAGGGCTGGGCCGCGGCCGGCAAGGGCGGGACGATCAACACGCTCACGGAGCGGCTCGACCCGCGCGGGGTGCGCGTCGTGCCGCTCTCGCCGCCGCGCACCTCGGAGAAGCGCTACCCCTGGATGTGGCGCTACTGGCAGCGGATCCCGGCCTACGGGCAGACGATCATCTACGACACGTCGTGGTACCGGCGCGTGCTCATCGACCGCGTCGGCAAGAACGTGAAGAAGGGCGTCTGGCAGGCGGCGTACCAGGACATCGTCGAGTTCGAGGCGATGCTCGGGACCGAGGGGACGCTCATCCGCAAGTTCTGGCTGCACATCAGCCGCGGGGAGCAGAAGCGGCGCTTCCGCAAGCTGCTCGGCTCGAAGCTGACGGCGTGGCAGGTGACCGAGGAGGACTCGGCCCAGCACGAGGCCTGGGGAAAGTACGCGGGGGCGGTCGAGGAGATGCTCGCCCGCACCGACTTCCCGCACGCGCCGTGGGTCATCGTCGAGGCCACCGACCGTTACCACACGCGGATCAAGGTCTTCGAGGAGATCATCCGCGCCTTCGAGGAGCGCCTCGCCGCGCACGTGCCGCCCCCGCGCCCCGGCGCGACGCGTGCGCCGAAACGGGAGCGACGCCGTGGTCTTTGACCGGGTCGATCTGAAACTGCGCCTCAAGCGCCCGGCGTACGAGCGCGAACTCAAGGCGCTCCAGAACCGGCTGCACCTGCTCGGGTACCGCGTCTACCTCGAGAAGCGCCCCGTGGTGATCGTGTTCGAGGGGCCGGACGCGGCGGGGAAGGGCGGCGCCATCAAGCGCCTCACGCAGAACCTGGACCCGCGCGGCTATGTGGTCTGGCCGATCGCGGCGCCCCACGGCGACGACCGGGAGCGGCACTATCTGTACCGCTTCTGGCGGCGTCTGCCGGAGGACGGGCAGATCGCGATCTTCGACCGTTCGTGGTACGGGCGGGTGCTCGTGGAGCGCGTCGAGGGCTACTGCTCGGCCGACGCCTGGGCGCGGGCGTACTCCGAGATCAACCAGTTCGAGCGCCAGCTCCTGGACCACGGCACGACGGTGATCAAGTTCTGGATGCACATCTCCAAGGACGAGCAGCTCCGGCGGTTCCGCGAGCGCGAGCGCATCCACTACAAGTCCTGGAAGATCACGCAGGAGGACTGGCGCAACCGCGGCCGCTGGGAGGACCACCTGCAGGCGGCGGACGAGATGATCCTCAAGACGAGCACGCACCGCGCCCCCTGGACCATCGTCGAGGCCAACGACAAGCTCCACGCGCGGGTCAAGGTGCTGCGCACGGTCGAGGAGGTCCTGCGCGCCGACCTCGAGCGCGGCAACGGCCGGCCGCGCGGCCGCGCAAAGGACGCCGGCGCCTGAGCGCTTAGCTCTCCGAAAGGTGGCGGCGCAGAGTGGTCAGGACGTCCGCCTGGTGCGCGAGGTCGGCCACGAAGTCCAGCCGGTCCGCATCGAGCACGAGCACCGGCGAGAGGCGCCAGCGGCCGATCCAGCCGCGGTAGAGCCGGTTGAGCCCGCGGAGGTAGGCCGGGTCGAGCCCGCGCTCCGAGGGGCGGCCGCGCAGCGCGATGCGCCGGCGCTGCGTGCGCACCGATGACTTGAGGTAGATCAGCAGATCCGGCGGCGGCAGCGCGTCGCGGATGGTGCGGTAGAGGGCGAGGTACGTCTCGTACTCGCGCCGCGGGAAGAGGCCGCGCTCGGCGAGGTGGGCGGCGAAGACCTCGGCGTCCTCGTGGATCGTGCGGTCGAGCACGGCGGGCCGGTCGAGGTGGCCGATCTCGCGGTGCGCCCGGAACTTGCGGGCGAGGAACCAGACCTGGGCGGGGAAGGCGTAGGCCGGCATGTCGCGGTAGAAGTCGTCGAGGAAGGGATTGTCGTCGTTCTTCTCGTAGAACGGGTGCATGCCGAAGCGCTCCTGCAGGAAGCGGATGAGGCTCGACTTGCCCGCGCCGATGCTCCCGGCGACGGCGATGAAGTGAGTCTGCCGCTGCGCGCCCATGCCGCCCCGAGCATAGTGCGAACGGCGGCCGATCGCCAGAGTCCCCTATGCAAGGGGGGCGAAATCGTGTATAAGATGCGCTCTTTGAACGAGGAGGACCCAGACGATGAAGGCCAGCCCGAAGAACCGCGCGAAGACGAGCCGCCGCAAGGCCGCCCGGCTCAAGAAGCACCGCAAGGCCCGGCTGCGCGTCTCGCGCGGCGAACAGAAGTTCTAACAGACCGCCCATAAGGGCCCGTCTGCGGCGTTGCGCTCCTACCGCCTTACTGCGACGGGCACCAGCCCGTCTCATGCGGCGGAGCGTCGCGCGCCTTGCATCCGGACCCTTCTGAGCGGTCTGTAGTTCAGTCCTGATTCCTTCCGGGGCTGTTGAACCAGCCGCGCAGGACCCCGAGCTCCCGCAGCAGCGCCCCCCGCAGGCGCTCGCGCTGCGCCGGCGCGAGCGCGGCCTCGTGCACGTGCAGCTCGATGCCCGGGGCGGCTTCGAGCCGGTGCCAGGCGCCGAGGTCCGCCGCAGCGGCGGGCGCGTCAATGTCCGGCGTCGGGCCGGGCAGGGCATCGCGGGCGCCGGCTGCCGCCGGCTCGCGCGTGATTGCAGCCCCTGCCTGTCGCCCGCGGTCCACCGGCACCTTGCGGTCGTCGCGCACGAGGCCGCGGTGCGCCCAGTTCGCGGAGGCGATCTCAGGGATGAGCTGCTCGAGATCCCGGTTGCCAGCGTTTTCCACAAGTGCACGGATCTTGCGCAGCGGAAGGTAGTGGGACTGCAGGTACTTTATCACCAGGATTTGCAGCAGGTGACGGTAACCGTAGAGGGCTTGCTGGCGATCTCGTCCCACTGGCTTGTCCACAAGGCCCTGCCCTGTGTAGAACCTGATCGTCCTCTCTGTGGGAACCGTCGTCACCCGGTACCTCGTCTGCTCGGGAGCGATCAGGGGAAGCTGCTCTTCCAGTATCGCGATGAGCTGCTGCAGCGTGAATGACGTCTCTCCGCGGTGGCGATGAAACGATCTGACGATTGCCATTGAATCTATATACTGTCGACAGTATCTTCTGTCAATTTTAATCTCAGTAGATTCAATCTGTTATGAGTGCAGCATGATGCTGATCATTCGTTTAGGCGGTCCGCAGCGGGTTTCTCCGCGAATGTTGACCCTGAATGTCGCGCCTCATGTTGAGAGATGTGTGGATCACTGGTGGATCAACCTGTTGATTGCCATCCTGATGCGTGTGGGAAATTGTATCCGCCCCACGCTCCGCAGATGGTAGGATGGATCGCTGACGACGGAGGGACGCGAGACATGACCGACGAGAGCGCTCCCGGCCTGCCGGGGGCGGATGGCTGGGGAAAAGGGGAATTCCTCGACCTCTTCGGGGCCGAGGCGAAGAACCAGCCGCTGGCCGCGCGCATGCGGCCGCGCACCCTCGATGAGTACGTCGGGCAGGCGGGCATCGTCGGCGACGGGCAGCTGCTGCGCCGCGCGATCGAGGCCGACCGGCTCACCTCGCTGATCCTCTGGGGCCCCCCGGGGACGGGCAAGACCAGCCTCGCGGCGGTGATCGCCCGGCGGACGAAGTCGCACTTCGAGACCATCAACGCCGTCATGGCCGGGGTCGCCGACATCCGCAAGGTCGTCGCCGGGGCGCAGCGGCGCCGGCAGGTGGCCGGCCAGCGCACGATCCTCCTCGTGGACGAGATCCACCGCTTCAATCGCGGGCAGCAGGACGCGCTGCTGCCGCACGTCGAGGACGGCACGATCATCCTCATCGGCGCGACCACCGAGAACCCGTTCTTCGACGTGAACGCGACGCTGCTCTCGCGCAGCCGGGTCTTCCAGCTGCGGCCGCTGGAGGACCGCGACATCGCGCGCATCCTGCGCGCCGCGCTGGCCGACCGCGAGCGCGGCCTGGGCGCGCTGGGCGCGCAGGTGGACGACGCGGCCCTCGCGCACCTGGTGCGTGTCGCGGGCGGGGACGCCCGCACGGCGCTCAACGCGCTGGAGCTCGCGGTGACGACGACGCCTCCCGCCGCGGACGGCGCCGTGCGCGTGGGCCTCGCGGAGGCCGAGCAGAGCATCCAGCACCGGGCGCTGCGCTACGACCGCGAGGGCGACGAGCACTACGACACGATCAGCGCCTTCATCAAGAGCGTGCGCGGCTCCGACCCCGACGCCGCGCTCT
The bacterium genome window above contains:
- the ppk1 gene encoding polyphosphate kinase 1 translates to MAAQRTRKAGGNASRKGAPKRAAAVAPPPLPARAGLLDPALYLNRELTWLAFNSRVLHEGEDERTPLLERVKFLAITASNLDEFFMKRIGGLKQQVEAGVQKVTVDGRTPAEQIRDCYAVIVGLRRRMEELAARLEKLLRAAGIELVHYDHLAREEQARVRAEFVASIYPLITPQSVDPAHPFPFVSNLSLNLLVTLRYPGETEHSLARVKVPVGAGSRRFLRVGSGERFVRIEEVLCHNLDLLFPGMEVVRCELFRVTRNANAEKSEETADDLLALIESELQERRFAPIVRLEVDPGMDPAHRGRLASELDLDETQDVAEVRGMFALRDLFEIAALARPDLKDPAHHPIDHPLLQTERSIFHVVRDAGSILLQHPYEAFASSLERFLEEAAEDPKVRAIKMTLYRTASESSILEHLLAAARNGKQVAVVVELKARFDEQANIRLASRMEEAGIHVTYGVVGLKTHAKVTLVVRQDYNGLQRYVHVGTGNYHPVTSRVYADLGLLTADPVIGADATELFNYLTTGFTPKRAYSKLLVAPKGLKPALLEKIRREVRVHGRKGGGRIRFKMNGLEDADIARALYEASRAGVAVELIVRDSCRVRPGLPGLSETLQVVSIVGRFLEHSRVYYFRNGGDEEYYIGSADAMKRNLEYRVEVLAPVESPQLREELKAMLDIQWTDRRSAWDMRPDGTYVQRTPPKKAGDAPGCQELLIRLAEKRLKTATRLRKRTALTPGKRNLR
- a CDS encoding UDP-galactose-lipid carrier transferase — protein: MLEKIDLTLAVPKAAYRRRIVHLQARLYDLVHAAFQRQIPAMIVFEGWAAAGKGGTINTLTERLDPRGVRVVPLSPPRTSEKRYPWMWRYWQRIPAYGQTIIYDTSWYRRVLIDRVGKNVKKGVWQAAYQDIVEFEAMLGTEGTLIRKFWLHISRGEQKRRFRKLLGSKLTAWQVTEEDSAQHEAWGKYAGAVEEMLARTDFPHAPWVIVEATDRYHTRIKVFEEIIRAFEERLAAHVPPPRPGATRAPKRERRRGL
- a CDS encoding deoxynucleoside kinase yields the protein MGAQRQTHFIAVAGSIGAGKSSLIRFLQERFGMHPFYEKNDDNPFLDDFYRDMPAYAFPAQVWFLARKFRAHREIGHLDRPAVLDRTIHEDAEVFAAHLAERGLFPRREYETYLALYRTIRDALPPPDLLIYLKSSVRTQRRRIALRGRPSERGLDPAYLRGLNRLYRGWIGRWRLSPVLVLDADRLDFVADLAHQADVLTTLRRHLSES
- a CDS encoding MerR family transcriptional regulator codes for the protein MAIVRSFHRHRGETSFTLQQLIAILEEQLPLIAPEQTRYRVTTVPTERTIRFYTGQGLVDKPVGRDRQQALYGYRHLLQILVIKYLQSHYLPLRKIRALVENAGNRDLEQLIPEIASANWAHRGLVRDDRKVPVDRGRQAGAAITREPAAAGARDALPGPTPDIDAPAAAADLGAWHRLEAAPGIELHVHEAALAPAQRERLRGALLRELGVLRGWFNSPGRNQD
- a CDS encoding AAA family ATPase, with the protein product MRPRTLDEYVGQAGIVGDGQLLRRAIEADRLTSLILWGPPGTGKTSLAAVIARRTKSHFETINAVMAGVADIRKVVAGAQRRRQVAGQRTILLVDEIHRFNRGQQDALLPHVEDGTIILIGATTENPFFDVNATLLSRSRVFQLRPLEDRDIARILRAALADRERGLGALGAQVDDAALAHLVRVAGGDARTALNALELAVTTTPPAADGAVRVGLAEAEQSIQHRALRYDREGDEHYDTISAFIKSVRGSDPDAALYWLAKMVAAGEDPRFILRRLVILAGEDVGLADPLALVVANAAAAAFERIGLPEGAYPLAEATLYLATAPKSNSAKAYFTALARVEQEGQTQVPPHLQDASRDGAALGHGAGYLYPHDFPGHHVAQHYLPEALRGVRFYEPGSEGYEAKVAERLERWRAAVAAAASASPPRR